The genomic DNA CTTGAAGTTGTTATAGTCAAAGGTCTTGATCTCAGAGAGTATCTCCACATTGATGGCTATTGGCAGGCAGGCTAAACCCCAGGCATTGCTCTTGTGGGTGCTCTTCTTGATGTGGATGATATCGGCATAGGCAAAGTCCTTCTTCTGGTTGTTCTTCACTTGTATGTAATTGGGGCGAAAGAAACCAAACTCATCATAGTTCTCCACGATCTGCACTTCAGAAGGAAGCATGCGTTCCAGACCCATCCACTGTCCTTGAGCATTACGCATCTTGATCAGGAAGCCATTACCACAGGCGAGATAGAACTTGATCATCTCTGCCAGGATAGTGGTCTGGTCTTCACAGGCAGGAAACTCGGCAGCTTCCATCCAGGCCTTAACCTGGCTGTTCTTGCAGTCGAACTCCATCACAGTTGCCATAGACAAGGCATCCACACAACCCGAGTGGTACTCATCGGTATCCAGGAGATTGAGTAGATTGCTCATAGAATAGGGCTGAGAGACAACTTTCTTGGTCTCGGCTGCCTTGGAGATCAGTTGCTTGCCGATCCGGCTGCACTTGGATAAGTCAATCGGCTCAGACTTGTACTTAGTATCCAGAAGATCTGTGGCAGAACTGATTGCCAGGTTATAGCCACCCAGTCGCATCACTCTCACGAGGATGCTCCTGTTCCTGCTTTGAGTAGATCGATCTTGGCGATCCTGA from Candidatus Cloacimonadaceae bacterium includes the following:
- a CDS encoding phage portal protein; the encoded protein is MRLGGYNLAISSATDLLDTKYKSEPIDLSKCSRIGKQLISKAAETKKVVSQPYSMSNLLNLLDTDEYHSGCVDALSMATVMEFDCKNSQVKAWMEAAEFPACEDQTTILAEMIKFYLACGNGFLIKMRNAQGQWMGLERMLPSEVQIVENYDEFGFFRPNYIQVKNNQKKDFAYADIIHIKKSTHKSNAWGLACLPIAINVEILSEIKTFDYNNFKNGLMIDYFVIVEGGTLRDGTVTDEQGNEVLTDAYTEIEKALTEVKGNAKSHSTVLIESESRDVKIRLEPLRQQDREGGFITLKKDLREGIFAYHRVPARIVSQLIPGQLGGDNKSDMLMFYHFVVKPLQNRLALTLAIEFNYEFGWNLTPDDFNFGNLTEKLQSADEQLFMQNRNL